From one Geoalkalibacter halelectricus genomic stretch:
- the hisA gene encoding 1-(5-phosphoribosyl)-5-[(5-phosphoribosylamino)methylideneamino]imidazole-4-carboxamide isomerase, whose product MLVIPAIDLKEGRCVRLEQGLMDKDTVYNDDPAAQARIWQEQGAELLHIVDLDGAFAGVPRNRAAIQAIVAALDIPAQIGGGIRDLPTIEGYLQLGIKRVILGTVAKENPALVKEACRLFPGAIVVGIDARDGFVAVRGWAEVTRKKADELARELEGYGVEAIIYTDIARDGMMQGPNLQTTGDLARAIAIPVIASGGVSSIQDIRNLRALEPLGVAGAITGKAIYSGALDLREAIRVARGGA is encoded by the coding sequence TGCTCGTTATTCCCGCCATCGATCTCAAGGAAGGCCGCTGCGTGCGTTTGGAGCAGGGCCTCATGGACAAGGACACCGTTTACAACGACGACCCGGCCGCCCAGGCACGCATCTGGCAGGAGCAGGGCGCCGAACTGTTGCATATCGTCGATCTCGATGGGGCGTTCGCCGGAGTGCCGAGGAACCGCGCGGCAATCCAGGCCATCGTCGCCGCCCTCGACATCCCGGCACAGATCGGCGGCGGCATCCGCGACCTGCCAACCATCGAGGGCTATCTGCAACTCGGCATCAAGCGGGTGATTCTCGGCACCGTGGCCAAGGAAAATCCGGCCCTGGTCAAGGAGGCCTGTCGGCTGTTTCCCGGGGCCATCGTGGTCGGCATTGACGCCCGGGACGGTTTTGTCGCCGTGCGCGGCTGGGCCGAAGTGACGCGGAAAAAAGCCGATGAACTGGCCAGGGAGCTCGAGGGTTACGGGGTGGAGGCGATTATTTATACCGATATCGCCCGCGACGGCATGATGCAGGGACCCAATCTCCAGACCACCGGCGATCTGGCTCGCGCCATCGCGATTCCGGTGATCGCCTCGGGTGGGGTGTCGAGCATCCAGGATATCCGCAACCTGCGCGCGCTCGAGCCCCTGGGAGTGGCCGGCGCCATTACCGGCAAGGCCATCTACAGCGGCGCCCTCGATCTGCGTGAAGCGATCCGCGTGGCGCGCGGCGGCGCGTGA